A genomic window from Planococcus rifietoensis includes:
- the dnaI gene encoding primosomal protein DnaI — MEPIRETMKRVVNAPSFSERYDAMKKEVMEHPGVLKFLKEHEEEIDGPTVDKGMGKLYEYIDQSHDCNKCPNLGGCINHLKGFEPNLVLERGNIGISYTKCRLKTAEDNKRHASSLIHSMYMPKEVMAARIENFELDDRRLPAFRAVDDFLEKATGPDSLPEKGLYLYGKFGTGKSYLLSAVANELAEINVKTVLVFVPEFMREMKQAIGDHTLQEKIEYVKKADVLMLDDIGAEAMSSWTRDEVLGTILHYRMAEKLPTFMSSNFSYSELAHHLTYSQRGEKEDLKAARIMERIQALTVPVKLEGENRRNK, encoded by the coding sequence ATGGAACCGATTCGTGAAACGATGAAGCGAGTGGTCAATGCGCCCTCATTTTCCGAGCGCTATGATGCAATGAAGAAAGAAGTAATGGAACATCCCGGCGTCCTAAAATTCCTTAAAGAACACGAAGAGGAAATCGACGGGCCGACAGTGGATAAAGGCATGGGCAAGCTATACGAATATATCGACCAATCGCATGACTGCAATAAATGCCCGAACCTCGGTGGCTGCATCAATCATCTGAAAGGATTCGAACCGAATCTTGTATTGGAGCGGGGCAATATCGGCATCTCGTACACTAAATGCCGGTTGAAAACCGCTGAAGATAATAAACGCCATGCTTCTTCCTTGATCCACAGCATGTATATGCCAAAAGAAGTGATGGCGGCGAGAATCGAAAACTTCGAGCTCGATGACCGGAGGCTGCCAGCTTTCCGCGCAGTTGATGATTTTCTAGAGAAAGCGACAGGCCCGGATTCGCTTCCGGAAAAAGGCTTGTATTTATACGGCAAGTTCGGAACTGGCAAATCCTATTTGTTGAGCGCGGTCGCGAATGAACTCGCGGAGATCAATGTGAAAACGGTTCTTGTGTTCGTACCGGAATTCATGCGCGAAATGAAACAAGCGATTGGTGACCATACGCTGCAGGAAAAAATAGAATACGTCAAAAAAGCCGATGTGCTCATGCTCGATGATATCGGAGCTGAAGCGATGTCGAGCTGGACACGCGATGAAGTGCTCGGTACGATCCTTCATTACCGGATGGCGGAGAAATTGCCGACCTTCATGAGTTCGAACTTTAGCTACTCCGAACTTGCGCACCATTTGACTTATTCACAGCGCGGCGAAAAAGAAGACTTAAAAGCAGCGCGCATCATGGAACGGATTCAGGCATTGACCGTCCCAGTCAAACTTGAAGGCGAAAACCGCCGCAACAAGTAA
- the thrS gene encoding threonine--tRNA ligase produces the protein MADMIQLTFPDGAVKEFAKGTSTEEIAQSISPGLRKKAVAGKLSGNLVDLKAPLEADGEIAIITPESEEALEVLRHSSAHLMAQAVKRLYPDAKLGVGPVIENGFYYDIDTESAITAEDLPVIEKEMKKIINENLDIVRVEVSRNEAQQRFEAINDPYKLELLEAIPEDEQVSIYEQGEFFDLCRGIHVPSTGKLKEFKLLSVAGAYWRGDSDNKMLQRIYGTAFFKKEELKAHLEMLEEAKERDHRKIGKELNLFMNSQKVGQGLPMWLPKGATIRRIIERYIVDKEERMGYDHVYTPVMGSVELYKTSGHWDHYQENMFPVMQMDNEDLVLRPMNCPHHMMIYKQGIHSYRQLPIRIAELGLMHRYEMSGALSGLQRVRGMTLNDAHLFVRPDQIKEEFKRVVNLVIEVYKDFDLKDYSFRVSYRDPADKEKYYDDDAMWDRAQSMLKEAMDELGLDYFEAEGEAAFYGPKLDVQVKTALGKEETLSTVQLDFLLPEKFDLTYIGEDGKQHRPVVIHRGVVSTMERFVAFLIEEYKGAFPTWLAPVQVEIIPVSLDVHSEYAKELQEKMQQHKLRVDIDERDEKLGYKIREAQMQKVPYMLVIGDKELESGSVNVRKYGEQNSESMPFEDFLKLVQSELR, from the coding sequence ATGGCAGACATGATTCAATTAACATTCCCGGACGGCGCAGTAAAAGAGTTCGCCAAAGGAACATCTACAGAGGAAATCGCTCAGTCCATCAGCCCGGGCCTTCGCAAAAAAGCGGTGGCAGGCAAGCTTTCCGGCAACTTGGTCGATTTGAAAGCACCTCTTGAAGCGGATGGCGAGATCGCGATCATCACGCCGGAATCCGAAGAAGCATTGGAAGTACTACGCCACAGCTCAGCGCATTTGATGGCTCAAGCAGTCAAGCGCCTGTATCCGGATGCCAAGCTTGGGGTGGGGCCGGTCATCGAAAACGGCTTCTACTATGATATCGATACAGAGTCGGCGATTACAGCTGAAGATCTGCCGGTCATCGAAAAAGAAATGAAGAAAATCATCAATGAAAACTTAGACATCGTCCGCGTGGAAGTATCGAGAAACGAAGCGCAGCAACGCTTTGAAGCGATCAACGATCCATACAAGCTGGAGCTTCTAGAAGCGATCCCAGAAGATGAGCAAGTGTCGATCTACGAACAAGGCGAATTTTTCGATTTGTGCCGCGGCATCCACGTGCCATCAACTGGAAAATTGAAAGAATTTAAATTATTGAGCGTCGCTGGAGCTTACTGGCGTGGCGATAGCGACAATAAAATGCTTCAGCGTATCTACGGAACTGCCTTTTTCAAAAAAGAAGAATTGAAAGCTCATCTTGAAATGCTCGAAGAAGCAAAAGAGCGCGACCACCGCAAAATCGGCAAAGAGCTCAATTTGTTCATGAACTCCCAAAAAGTCGGCCAAGGCCTGCCGATGTGGCTGCCGAAGGGTGCAACAATTCGTCGCATCATCGAACGCTATATCGTCGACAAAGAAGAGCGCATGGGCTATGACCACGTCTACACGCCGGTTATGGGCAGTGTCGAATTGTATAAAACAAGCGGCCACTGGGACCATTATCAGGAAAACATGTTCCCGGTCATGCAAATGGACAACGAAGATTTGGTGCTGCGCCCGATGAACTGCCCGCATCACATGATGATCTACAAGCAAGGCATTCATTCCTACCGCCAATTGCCGATCCGCATCGCAGAACTTGGCTTGATGCACCGCTATGAAATGTCAGGTGCCTTGTCTGGCCTGCAGCGCGTGCGCGGAATGACATTGAACGATGCCCACCTATTCGTGCGTCCGGATCAAATCAAAGAAGAATTCAAACGCGTCGTCAATCTCGTCATTGAAGTGTATAAAGACTTCGATTTAAAAGATTATTCGTTCCGCGTATCTTACCGCGACCCGGCTGATAAAGAAAAATACTATGACGATGACGCCATGTGGGACCGTGCGCAATCGATGCTGAAAGAGGCAATGGATGAACTTGGCCTCGATTATTTTGAAGCAGAAGGTGAAGCAGCATTCTACGGGCCAAAACTCGACGTTCAAGTGAAAACAGCACTTGGCAAAGAAGAAACTTTGTCGACTGTCCAGCTCGACTTCCTGTTGCCGGAAAAATTCGATTTGACGTATATCGGCGAAGACGGCAAACAGCACCGTCCGGTCGTCATTCACCGCGGCGTCGTTTCGACAATGGAGCGTTTTGTTGCCTTCCTAATCGAAGAATACAAAGGTGCATTTCCGACATGGCTCGCGCCGGTGCAAGTGGAAATCATCCCGGTATCGCTCGATGTGCACAGTGAATACGCAAAAGAGCTTCAGGAGAAAATGCAGCAGCATAAATTGCGCGTCGACATCGATGAGCGTGACGAAAAACTGGGCTATAAAATCCGCGAAGCACAAATGCAGAAAGTTCCATACATGCTCGTTATCGGCGATAAGGAGCTCGAAAGCGGCTCGGTCAACGTACGCAAATACGGCGAGCAGAACTCTGAGAGCATGCCGTTCGAAGACTTCCTTAAACTCGTCCAATCCGAACTTCGCTAA
- the infC gene encoding translation initiation factor IF-3 has product MSRDNNVNEGIRARELRVIDQNGEQLGIKSRNEALEIAARVNLDLVLVAPQAKPPVARIMDHGKFKFEQQKKEREIRKNQKIINVKEVRLSPGIDDHDFNTKLRNAIKFLEKGDKVKASIRFKGRAITHKEIGQRVLERFAEECKEVATVEQRPKMEGRSMFLMLNPVNEKE; this is encoded by the coding sequence ATTAGCAGAGACAACAATGTAAACGAAGGCATTCGTGCACGTGAATTACGGGTTATTGACCAAAATGGTGAACAGCTCGGAATCAAATCACGCAACGAGGCGCTCGAGATTGCAGCTCGTGTCAACTTGGATCTAGTACTAGTGGCTCCTCAAGCTAAGCCGCCGGTCGCACGGATCATGGACCACGGCAAGTTCAAATTTGAACAGCAAAAGAAAGAGCGCGAAATTCGTAAAAACCAAAAGATCATCAACGTCAAAGAGGTTCGTTTGAGCCCTGGCATCGATGACCACGATTTTAACACGAAGCTCCGCAATGCCATCAAGTTCCTTGAAAAAGGCGACAAAGTGAAAGCTTCAATCCGTTTCAAAGGCCGTGCAATCACGCACAAAGAAATCGGACAACGCGTCCTTGAGCGCTTCGCAGAAGAGTGCAAGGAAGTCGCGACGGTTGAACAGCGCCCGAAAATGGAAGGCCGCAGCATGTTCTTGATGCTGAACCCGGTCAACGAGAAGGAATAA
- the rpmI gene encoding 50S ribosomal protein L35, which translates to MPKMKSHSGASKRFKKTGTGKVKRNRSHTSHLFANKSTKQKRKLRKGSLVSAGDLKRIKSLIYNMK; encoded by the coding sequence ATGCCGAAAATGAAAAGCCACAGTGGAGCGTCTAAACGCTTCAAGAAAACTGGAACTGGTAAAGTAAAACGCAACCGTTCCCACACAAGCCACTTGTTCGCAAACAAGTCAACTAAGCAAAAACGTAAGCTCCGTAAGGGCTCATTGGTTTCTGCAGGCGACTTGAAACGCATCAAATCATTGATCTACAACATGAAGTAA
- the rplT gene encoding 50S ribosomal protein L20 gives MPRVKGGTVTRKRRKRVLKLAKGYYGSKHLLFKVANQQVMKSGNYAYRDRRNKKRDFRKLWITRINAAARLNDISYSRLMHGLKLAGIDINRKMLAEIAVSDAAAFTALVDQAKKASNN, from the coding sequence ATGCCACGCGTAAAAGGCGGAACAGTGACGCGCAAGCGTCGTAAAAGAGTATTAAAATTAGCTAAAGGTTATTACGGTTCGAAACACTTACTATTTAAAGTAGCGAACCAACAAGTCATGAAGTCAGGTAACTATGCTTACCGTGACCGTCGCAACAAAAAACGTGATTTCCGCAAATTGTGGATCACACGCATCAACGCAGCAGCTCGTTTGAACGATATTTCTTACAGCCGCTTGATGCACGGATTGAAACTTGCTGGCATCGACATCAACCGCAAAATGCTAGCTGAAATCGCTGTATCTGATGCAGCTGCTTTCACAGCTTTGGTTGACCAAGCGAAAAAAGCATCTAACAACTAA
- a CDS encoding DUF1294 domain-containing protein: MIILAAYLAVMSSFAFIMMWADKRQAQARGPRIPEKRLWLVAVIGGGIGAYLGMMLFRHKTKHTNFRIGFFALALIQASLLVWIASQ; encoded by the coding sequence ATGATCATTTTGGCAGCTTATTTAGCCGTCATGTCGAGTTTTGCTTTTATCATGATGTGGGCAGACAAAAGGCAGGCGCAAGCACGAGGGCCGCGCATCCCGGAAAAACGCCTGTGGCTTGTCGCAGTCATTGGCGGGGGAATCGGCGCATACCTGGGAATGATGCTGTTCAGGCATAAAACGAAGCATACGAATTTCCGCATCGGATTCTTTGCCCTAGCCTTGATTCAAGCCAGCTTGCTAGTTTGGATAGCGTCTCAATAA
- a CDS encoding dUTP diphosphatase produces MNLQELFHMQRELDRYIQSNRNVEESVFRKKVLALQVELSELANETRCFKFWSTKGPSDKSVLLEEYVDCIHFILSLGIEKGFDSLEQWPAATNEQDLTELFLSAHQGVGRFAEQATHEEYLSLWQTFGALAKALGFSYEEVLTAYVEKNETNYKRQQQGY; encoded by the coding sequence ATGAACCTTCAGGAATTATTTCACATGCAACGGGAGCTCGACCGCTATATCCAATCGAATAGAAACGTCGAGGAATCGGTGTTCCGCAAGAAAGTGCTAGCCCTTCAAGTGGAATTGTCGGAGCTTGCGAATGAAACGAGATGTTTCAAGTTCTGGAGCACGAAAGGCCCTTCGGATAAAAGCGTTTTGCTGGAGGAGTATGTTGACTGCATTCATTTCATCCTGTCGCTTGGCATTGAAAAGGGCTTTGATTCACTGGAACAATGGCCAGCAGCGACCAATGAACAAGACCTGACGGAACTGTTCCTCTCTGCCCATCAAGGCGTCGGCCGGTTTGCAGAACAAGCAACGCACGAAGAGTATTTAAGCTTATGGCAGACCTTCGGGGCACTAGCAAAAGCACTCGGTTTCAGCTATGAAGAAGTACTGACAGCTTATGTAGAAAAGAATGAAACCAATTACAAGCGTCAGCAGCAAGGGTATTGA